In Janibacter alkaliphilus, the following proteins share a genomic window:
- a CDS encoding Rv3235 family protein has product MSLRPVLGPVRICPAPPSAPPGVALPTHEENAEESTGSGDHDAPPYVQDALAMDFASARDDQIFGPQPSRAADLPDPAGWAAHIAQAIVEVMHGARPATQVLRWTSPEVYAVIARRGALAARREAAARGAERRQDAATDHRPRRRTQVTRVLVGHPRPDVTEASVVLVDGSRVRALAIRLVGRDGRWVVEALQIG; this is encoded by the coding sequence ATGAGCCTGCGACCCGTGCTCGGCCCGGTCCGGATCTGCCCGGCTCCCCCGTCGGCGCCACCCGGGGTGGCCCTGCCCACCCACGAGGAGAACGCCGAGGAGAGCACCGGCAGCGGCGACCACGACGCACCCCCGTACGTGCAGGACGCGCTGGCGATGGACTTCGCCTCGGCCCGGGACGACCAGATCTTCGGGCCGCAGCCGAGCCGGGCGGCGGACCTGCCCGACCCGGCGGGATGGGCGGCGCACATCGCCCAGGCGATCGTCGAGGTGATGCACGGCGCCCGCCCGGCGACCCAGGTGCTGCGCTGGACCTCGCCCGAGGTGTACGCGGTGATCGCCCGACGCGGGGCGCTGGCCGCGCGGCGAGAGGCCGCCGCCCGGGGTGCGGAGCGCCGTCAGGACGCCGCCACCGACCACCGGCCGAGGCGCCGCACCCAGGTCACCCGGGTCCTCGTCGGGCACCCTCGACCCGACGTGACCGAGGCATCGGTCGTGCTCGTCGACGGCAGCCGGGTCCGCGCGCTGGCGATCCGGCTGGTCGGCCGCGACGGGCGCTGGGTCGTCGAGGCCCTGCAGATCGGCTGA
- the secA gene encoding preprotein translocase subunit SecA, whose amino-acid sequence MLRAGEGRIVKRLEGIAQQVNAIEEDFEALSDAELRGETDKFKQRIEDGESLDDLLPEAFAAVREASRRTLGKRHFDVQIMGGAALHMGNVAEMKTGEGKTLVATLPSYLNALSGKGVHVITVNDYLAEYQAELMGRVHRALGLETGVILSRMNPAQRRAEYAKDITYGTNNEFGFDYLRDNMAWSTDELVQRGHNFAIVDEVDSILIDEARTPLIISGPADQPTKWYTEFAKMVRRLEKGHGAEPMKGIEAKGDYEVDEKKRTVGVLEPGIEKIEDLLGIDNLYESVNTPLIGYLNNAIKAKELFTRDKDYVVIDGEVLIVDEHTGRILAGRRYNEGMHQAIEAKEGVEIKNENQTLATITLQNYFRMYDTLSGMTGTAQTEAAELNSIYELGVVPIRTNKPMIREDQADLVYRTEEAKFGAVVDDIVERHEKGQPVLVGTTSVEKSEYLSAQLKKRGIKHEVLNAKHHEREASIIAEAGRKGSVTVATNMAGRGTDIMLGGNPEFRAVAELRARGLDPEETPEEYEAAWDEALADAEKAVEAEHDEVTELGGLYVLGTERHESRRIDNQLRGRSGRQGDPGESRFYLSLQDNLMRLFNAGFVDRVMTTAKIDDDTPIEGKMLTRSIESAQSQLEGQNYETRKNVLKYDDVLNRQRTVVYDERRRVLGGEDLEEQVRLFMTDVVGGYVDAETGEGFSEDWDLDRLFTALKAVYPISFTKEELVERAGGIAKLNAANLREETVTDIHEAYDRREAELTEPVARELERRVVLSVLDRKWREHLYEMDYLKEGIGLRAMAQRDPLVEYQREGFGLFEAMNDAIKEESVGYLFNTEVEVPSVPASSTAPKSVDELLGEDGASDAETADDAADGATAEQERPQIRAKGLDEERANRRLHYSAPSADGGVEEHDEGGSAGGGSRAQRRAAAKKSKKKAKKR is encoded by the coding sequence ATGCTGCGCGCCGGAGAGGGCCGCATCGTCAAGCGCCTCGAAGGCATCGCCCAGCAGGTCAACGCCATCGAGGAGGACTTCGAGGCCCTCAGCGACGCGGAGCTGCGCGGCGAGACGGACAAGTTCAAGCAGCGCATCGAGGACGGCGAGAGCCTCGACGACCTGCTCCCGGAGGCCTTCGCCGCCGTCCGCGAGGCCAGCCGCCGCACCCTCGGCAAGCGCCACTTCGACGTCCAGATCATGGGCGGCGCCGCGCTGCACATGGGCAACGTCGCCGAGATGAAGACCGGTGAGGGCAAGACCCTCGTCGCGACCCTGCCCTCCTACCTCAACGCGCTCTCCGGCAAGGGCGTGCACGTCATCACCGTCAACGACTACCTCGCCGAGTACCAGGCCGAGCTGATGGGCCGGGTGCACCGGGCGCTGGGCCTGGAGACCGGCGTGATCCTCTCCCGGATGAACCCCGCCCAGCGGCGGGCGGAGTACGCCAAGGACATCACCTACGGCACGAACAACGAGTTCGGCTTCGACTACCTGCGCGACAACATGGCCTGGTCCACCGACGAGCTCGTCCAGCGCGGCCACAACTTCGCCATCGTCGACGAGGTGGACTCGATCCTCATCGACGAGGCCCGCACCCCGCTGATCATCTCCGGCCCGGCCGACCAGCCGACCAAGTGGTACACCGAGTTCGCCAAGATGGTCCGCCGCCTGGAGAAGGGTCACGGCGCCGAGCCGATGAAGGGGATCGAGGCGAAGGGCGACTACGAGGTCGACGAGAAGAAGCGCACCGTCGGGGTGCTCGAGCCGGGCATCGAGAAGATCGAGGACCTGCTGGGCATCGACAACCTCTACGAGAGCGTCAACACCCCGCTGATCGGCTACCTCAACAACGCCATCAAGGCCAAGGAGCTCTTCACCCGGGACAAGGACTACGTGGTCATCGACGGCGAGGTCCTCATCGTCGACGAGCACACCGGGCGCATCCTCGCCGGCCGTCGGTACAACGAGGGCATGCACCAGGCGATCGAGGCGAAGGAGGGTGTGGAGATCAAGAACGAGAACCAGACCCTGGCCACGATCACCCTGCAGAACTACTTCCGGATGTACGACACCCTCTCCGGGATGACCGGCACCGCGCAGACCGAGGCGGCCGAGCTGAACTCGATCTACGAGCTCGGCGTCGTGCCGATCCGGACGAACAAGCCGATGATCCGTGAGGACCAGGCCGACCTGGTCTACCGGACCGAGGAGGCCAAGTTCGGCGCGGTCGTCGACGACATCGTCGAGCGCCACGAGAAGGGGCAGCCGGTCCTCGTCGGCACCACCAGCGTGGAGAAGAGCGAGTACCTCTCGGCCCAGCTGAAGAAGCGCGGCATCAAGCACGAGGTGCTCAACGCCAAGCACCACGAGCGGGAGGCGTCGATCATCGCCGAGGCCGGCCGCAAGGGCTCGGTCACGGTGGCGACGAACATGGCCGGTCGGGGTACCGACATCATGCTCGGCGGCAACCCCGAGTTCCGGGCGGTGGCCGAGCTGCGCGCCCGCGGGCTGGACCCGGAGGAGACCCCGGAGGAGTACGAGGCGGCCTGGGACGAGGCGCTGGCGGACGCCGAGAAGGCGGTCGAGGCCGAGCACGACGAGGTCACCGAGCTCGGGGGCCTCTACGTCCTGGGAACCGAGCGCCACGAGTCCCGGCGCATCGACAACCAGCTGCGCGGCCGCTCCGGCCGTCAGGGCGACCCTGGGGAGTCCCGCTTCTACCTCTCCCTGCAGGACAACCTCATGCGGCTCTTCAACGCCGGCTTCGTCGACCGGGTGATGACCACGGCCAAGATCGACGACGACACCCCGATCGAGGGCAAGATGCTCACCCGCTCCATCGAGAGCGCGCAGAGCCAGCTCGAGGGGCAGAACTACGAGACCCGCAAGAACGTCCTCAAGTACGACGACGTGCTCAACCGGCAGCGCACGGTGGTCTACGACGAGCGTCGTCGGGTGCTCGGCGGCGAGGACCTCGAGGAGCAGGTGCGCCTCTTCATGACCGACGTCGTCGGCGGCTACGTCGACGCCGAGACCGGCGAGGGCTTCTCCGAGGACTGGGACCTCGACCGGCTCTTCACGGCGCTCAAGGCGGTCTACCCGATCAGCTTCACCAAGGAGGAGCTGGTCGAGCGGGCCGGCGGCATCGCCAAGCTCAACGCGGCCAACCTGCGCGAGGAGACGGTCACCGACATCCACGAGGCCTACGACCGGCGCGAGGCCGAGCTCACCGAGCCGGTGGCCCGCGAGCTGGAGCGCCGGGTGGTGCTCTCGGTGCTGGACCGCAAGTGGCGCGAGCACCTCTACGAGATGGACTACCTCAAGGAGGGCATCGGGCTGCGCGCGATGGCCCAGCGCGACCCGCTCGTGGAGTACCAGCGGGAGGGCTTCGGGCTCTTCGAGGCGATGAACGACGCGATCAAGGAGGAGAGCGTCGGCTACCTCTTCAACACCGAGGTCGAGGTGCCCAGCGTGCCCGCCTCGAGCACCGCTCCGAAGAGCGTCGACGAGCTGCTCGGCGAGGACGGCGCGAGCGACGCAGAGACCGCCGATGACGCGGCCGACGGTGCGACCGCGGAGCAGGAGCGTCCGCAGATCCGCGCCAAGGGCCTGGACGAGGAGCGGGCGAACCGCCGGCTGCACTACTCCGCGCCCAGCGCCGACGGCGGTGTCGAGGAGCACGACGAAGGGGGCTCCGCCGGCGGCGGCAGCCGCGCCCAGCGTCGGGCGGCGGCGAAGAAGAGCAAGAAGAAGGCCAAGAAGCGCTGA
- a CDS encoding helix-turn-helix domain-containing protein — translation MPRRFIPLSEVSEILGISSAQAYALVRSGDLPAIKVGGRGQWRVEVDELEAYIQRMYAQTRDLVAGGEEVDAPERAPGG, via the coding sequence GTGCCCCGGCGCTTCATCCCGCTGAGCGAGGTCTCCGAGATCCTCGGGATCTCCTCGGCCCAGGCCTACGCCCTGGTGCGCAGCGGGGACCTCCCGGCGATCAAGGTCGGCGGCCGGGGGCAGTGGCGCGTGGAGGTCGACGAGCTGGAGGCCTACATCCAGCGGATGTACGCCCAGACCCGCGACCTCGTCGCCGGCGGCGAGGAGGTCGACGCGCCGGAGCGGGCGCCCGGGGGCTGA
- the hpf gene encoding ribosome hibernation-promoting factor, HPF/YfiA family, whose translation MEIAVTGRHVNVSDRLRDYLDSKLEKVPQLEPRVQRIEVLVSHEPNPRQAKASERVEITCRSKGPVIRAEAAHDDRQAAVDMAADKLIERLRRAHDKRNVRRDRRRRLSVAEATADLPVVTPESFEETEPEQPDRFGSQGDSPVEVREKVHETSPMTLADAVRDMELVGHDFYLFHDVELDRPSVVYRRRGWSYGVIHLEVDPAAGNGVEPAASAGG comes from the coding sequence GTGGAAATTGCTGTGACCGGACGACACGTCAACGTGTCCGACCGCCTGCGCGACTACCTCGACAGCAAGCTGGAGAAGGTGCCCCAGCTGGAGCCGAGGGTGCAGCGGATCGAGGTGCTCGTCAGCCACGAGCCCAACCCCCGCCAGGCCAAGGCCAGCGAGAGGGTCGAGATCACCTGCCGCTCCAAGGGCCCGGTCATCCGGGCCGAGGCGGCCCACGACGACCGTCAGGCCGCGGTGGACATGGCCGCCGACAAGCTCATCGAGCGGCTGCGCCGGGCCCACGACAAGCGCAACGTGCGACGCGACCGGCGCCGACGGCTGTCGGTCGCCGAGGCCACCGCCGACCTGCCGGTGGTCACCCCGGAGTCCTTCGAGGAGACCGAGCCGGAGCAGCCGGACCGCTTCGGCTCGCAGGGTGACAGCCCGGTCGAGGTGCGCGAGAAGGTGCACGAGACCAGCCCGATGACCCTGGCCGACGCGGTTCGCGACATGGAGCTCGTCGGTCACGACTTCTACCTCTTCCACGACGTCGAGCTGGACCGGCCGAGCGTCGTCTACCGCCGTCGCGGCTGGTCCTACGGCGTGATCCACCTCGAGGTCGACCCGGCGGCCGGCAACGGCGTCGAGCCGGCGGCCAGCGCGGGCGGCTGA
- a CDS encoding GNAT family N-acetyltransferase: MADETPLPHAVPTLGDGRVELRALTEADLPALVEQSRDPASVRWTGVPDPYGLDDARHFLDLHRRAWADGSGAYWAVTVAAGEDGPGLPFAGLIDLRHPPGAGPAWELGFGLHPQARGRGVMSAAVRLAAGWAFDHGAASLYWHTERGNFASWRVAWATGFTDHGLLPARVPVRGGGAASAWCASLLPGRPMRPAHPWLEAPVLAADGIRLRPLRPDDTAIGEPHDHPPHHVPAGAVPTPETVEDWLLRRGEVMARGTSTNWCIADGETDEPLGEVLVFVRHGTLEVGGTAELGYLVKPSARGRRVAVRAARLAADHALAATDAGGLGLRRLLAETASDNLASNRVLTAAGFTRWGEEAQADAPDGSVGPATHWERLG, translated from the coding sequence ATGGCCGACGAGACACCGCTGCCGCACGCGGTACCGACCCTGGGCGACGGACGGGTCGAGCTGCGCGCGCTGACCGAGGCGGACCTGCCCGCGCTGGTGGAGCAGAGCCGTGACCCGGCATCGGTGCGCTGGACCGGGGTGCCCGACCCCTACGGCCTGGACGACGCCCGGCACTTCCTGGACCTGCACCGCCGCGCCTGGGCCGACGGCTCCGGCGCGTACTGGGCGGTCACGGTCGCCGCCGGCGAGGACGGGCCGGGGCTGCCCTTCGCCGGGCTCATCGACCTGCGCCACCCGCCCGGCGCCGGTCCCGCCTGGGAGCTGGGCTTCGGGCTGCACCCGCAGGCGCGCGGGCGCGGAGTGATGAGCGCCGCGGTGCGGCTGGCCGCGGGCTGGGCCTTCGACCACGGCGCCGCCAGCCTCTACTGGCACACGGAGCGTGGCAACTTCGCCTCGTGGCGGGTGGCCTGGGCGACCGGCTTCACCGACCACGGGCTGCTGCCGGCCCGGGTCCCGGTGCGCGGCGGTGGCGCGGCCAGCGCCTGGTGCGCCTCGCTGCTGCCCGGTCGGCCGATGCGACCGGCCCACCCCTGGCTGGAGGCCCCGGTGCTCGCCGCCGACGGGATCCGGCTGCGCCCGCTGCGGCCGGACGACACCGCGATCGGCGAGCCGCACGACCACCCGCCGCACCACGTCCCGGCCGGCGCCGTGCCGACCCCCGAGACCGTCGAGGACTGGCTGCTGCGTCGCGGTGAGGTGATGGCCCGGGGCACCAGCACCAACTGGTGCATCGCCGACGGCGAGACCGACGAGCCGCTGGGCGAGGTGCTCGTCTTCGTCCGCCACGGCACGCTGGAGGTCGGCGGCACCGCCGAGCTCGGCTACCTGGTCAAGCCCTCGGCCCGCGGTCGGCGGGTCGCGGTGCGGGCCGCCCGGCTGGCCGCCGACCACGCGCTCGCCGCCACCGACGCCGGGGGCCTCGGGCTGCGTCGGCTGCTGGCCGAGACCGCCTCGGACAACCTGGCGAGCAACCGGGTGCTCACCGCGGCCGGCTTCACCCGGTGGGGCGAGGAGGCGCAGGCCGACGCCCCGGACGGCTCGGTGGGCCCGGCGACGCACTGGGAACGTCTCGGCTGA
- a CDS encoding response regulator transcription factor, with amino-acid sequence MGAGPIRVVVVDDHVFYREGLKSFLSADEGILVVGEADDGPTALDVLSTASPDVMLLDLNISGMAGPEICARAIAEHPGLRVIMLTTSDAREDLFAAVRAGAVGYLLKEGPPDELGEAVRRVAAGDSLIHPRIAGSLLAEFAALSRPAPVDPWSVLTEREIEVLTLVAAGLRNKEIGERLYISEFTVKNHVRSILEKLELSSRVEAAAWAMRTGLVPIAHAEDA; translated from the coding sequence GTGGGGGCTGGGCCGATCCGTGTCGTCGTCGTCGACGACCACGTCTTCTACCGGGAGGGGCTGAAGAGCTTCCTCTCGGCGGACGAGGGCATCCTCGTCGTGGGCGAGGCGGACGACGGCCCCACCGCGCTGGACGTGCTCTCCACCGCGAGCCCGGACGTCATGCTGCTCGACCTCAACATCTCCGGCATGGCCGGACCGGAGATCTGCGCCCGGGCGATCGCCGAGCACCCCGGGCTGCGGGTGATCATGCTGACCACCAGCGACGCCCGTGAGGACCTCTTCGCCGCCGTGCGGGCCGGGGCGGTCGGCTACCTGCTCAAGGAGGGTCCCCCGGACGAGCTGGGCGAGGCGGTGCGGCGGGTGGCCGCCGGCGACTCGCTGATCCACCCCCGGATCGCCGGGTCGCTGCTGGCCGAGTTCGCGGCGCTGAGCCGGCCCGCGCCGGTGGACCCGTGGTCGGTGCTGACCGAGCGGGAGATCGAGGTGCTCACCCTCGTCGCCGCCGGCCTGCGCAACAAGGAGATCGGCGAGCGCCTCTACATCAGCGAGTTCACCGTGAAGAACCACGTGCGCTCCATCCTGGAGAAGCTCGAGCTCTCCTCGCGGGTGGAGGCGGCGGCCTGGGCGATGCGCACCGGACTGGTGCCGATCGCCCACGCCGAGGACGCGTGA
- a CDS encoding wax ester/triacylglycerol synthase family O-acyltransferase, translating into MSNRLSAEDAAFLYLEEPTLPMHVGSVMVFDPPKEGFDYDQFVQVISDRIAGRRRYRQRVRHVPGRIANPVWVDDPHFDLSYHVRRSALPVPGDQGQLEEFVARILSRPLDRDRPLWEAYFVEGVEDGRFAVVTKAHQSMVDGIEAVDIAALILDPEAVAGEDPGEYAPSDLRLVADAVMSSVLSPRTALGTLRTGLRDVTDTGRRVAETAGQVVATLAKVGASPAPDSPLNQPVGSARRFVVLKTDLEDYRSIRTRLTRGRYVEDVTINDVVLATISGGLRTWMQTRGLPVTSTTTVRVMVPVSIKGDDGDAAGGTTLRACFVDLPVGETNPSMRLHQIAFAMRQQMESAAIEGVDAASLSSMNGFAPPTLHSFGARLGSAMTRRLFNLVITNVPGPQQTLSVEGSRMASTYPVMPLGRGQALAIGMTSYDGKVFYGLTADRDAMPDLDVLAQAIYDSLDELRTAHRSGRRS; encoded by the coding sequence GTGTCGAACCGTCTGAGCGCCGAGGACGCCGCCTTCCTCTACCTGGAGGAGCCGACCCTCCCGATGCACGTCGGCTCGGTGATGGTCTTCGACCCGCCCAAGGAGGGTTTCGACTACGACCAGTTCGTCCAGGTGATCAGCGACCGGATCGCCGGCCGCCGCCGCTACCGGCAGCGGGTGCGCCACGTGCCCGGGCGGATCGCCAACCCGGTCTGGGTGGACGACCCGCACTTCGACCTCAGCTATCACGTGCGGCGCTCGGCGCTACCGGTCCCCGGGGACCAGGGCCAGCTCGAGGAGTTCGTCGCGCGGATCCTCTCCCGCCCGCTGGACCGGGACCGGCCGCTGTGGGAGGCCTACTTCGTCGAAGGGGTCGAGGACGGCCGGTTCGCGGTCGTCACCAAGGCGCACCAGTCGATGGTCGACGGCATCGAGGCGGTCGACATCGCCGCGCTCATCCTCGACCCCGAGGCGGTCGCCGGCGAGGACCCGGGCGAGTACGCCCCCTCCGACCTGCGGCTCGTCGCGGACGCGGTGATGTCCTCGGTGCTCAGCCCGCGCACCGCCCTGGGCACGCTGCGCACCGGGCTGCGGGACGTCACCGACACCGGTCGGCGGGTCGCCGAGACCGCCGGCCAGGTGGTCGCCACCCTCGCCAAGGTCGGCGCCAGCCCGGCGCCGGACAGCCCGCTGAACCAGCCGGTCGGCTCGGCCCGCCGCTTCGTCGTGCTCAAGACCGACCTCGAGGACTACCGCTCGATCCGCACCCGGCTCACCCGGGGCCGCTACGTCGAGGACGTCACCATCAACGACGTCGTGCTGGCCACGATCAGCGGCGGCCTGCGCACCTGGATGCAGACCCGCGGCCTGCCGGTGACCAGCACGACCACGGTGCGGGTCATGGTCCCGGTGAGCATCAAGGGCGACGACGGCGACGCCGCCGGGGGCACCACCCTGCGGGCCTGCTTCGTGGACCTGCCGGTGGGCGAGACCAACCCCTCGATGCGGCTGCACCAGATCGCCTTCGCGATGCGTCAGCAGATGGAGAGCGCCGCGATCGAAGGGGTGGACGCCGCCTCGTTGTCGTCGATGAACGGCTTCGCCCCGCCGACCCTGCACAGCTTCGGGGCGCGGCTGGGCAGCGCGATGACCCGGCGCCTCTTCAACCTCGTCATCACCAACGTCCCCGGTCCGCAGCAGACCCTCTCGGTCGAGGGGTCGCGGATGGCCTCCACCTACCCGGTGATGCCGCTGGGCCGGGGTCAGGCCCTGGCCATCGGGATGACCTCCTACGACGGCAAGGTCTTCTACGGGCTCACCGCCGACCGGGACGCCATGCCCGACCTCGACGTGCTCGCCCAGGCGATCTACGACTCCCTCGACGAGCTGCGCACCGCGCACCGCAGCGGGCGGCGCTCGTGA
- a CDS encoding LysM peptidoglycan-binding domain-containing protein has translation MDTGDDMDVGDVMDASTAETGSTLAGRGGAGRPALALLVGAGLLAGSAQLARWTLPQGLGPAGDPVQLLVGAAAVALAGLVGWLLLCMALTLLARLPGAAGRCAARWRRRLAPRLVRRWAALAVGLAVPIGVGPAAAASTVATSVAAPGAAPAEDEPGGRGTGFPVTGRAGASADASPETPSAASSDDATAQPPSATSSDDPERPGWTPQRPSSSPQRADGSLVGSRVGPPGEGGAAEVVVRRGDTLWSIAARALGPGSTDLEIARAWPDWHEANRAAIGPDPDHLLPGTRLQAPTSTSEGAAR, from the coding sequence ATGGACACGGGCGATGACATGGACGTGGGGGACGTCATGGACGCGAGCACGGCGGAGACGGGATCGACCCTGGCCGGCCGAGGGGGCGCGGGCCGTCCGGCGCTGGCGCTGCTCGTGGGAGCGGGTCTCCTCGCCGGCTCGGCGCAGCTGGCCCGGTGGACGCTCCCGCAGGGGCTCGGCCCGGCCGGCGACCCGGTGCAGCTGCTCGTCGGGGCGGCCGCGGTCGCCCTCGCGGGCCTGGTGGGCTGGCTGCTGCTGTGCATGGCGCTCACCCTGCTGGCCCGCCTGCCGGGCGCGGCCGGTCGCTGCGCCGCGCGCTGGCGACGCCGCCTCGCGCCGCGGCTGGTGCGCCGCTGGGCGGCTCTCGCGGTGGGCCTCGCGGTGCCGATCGGCGTGGGCCCCGCCGCAGCCGCCAGCACGGTCGCGACCTCCGTGGCCGCTCCGGGCGCCGCGCCCGCCGAGGACGAGCCGGGCGGGCGTGGGACCGGGTTCCCGGTGACCGGCCGGGCAGGAGCCTCCGCCGACGCCTCCCCGGAGACACCGTCCGCGGCATCGTCGGACGACGCCACCGCGCAGCCACCCTCCGCGACATCCTCGGACGACCCGGAGCGCCCGGGCTGGACCCCGCAGCGCCCCAGCTCGTCGCCGCAGCGGGCCGACGGGTCGCTCGTCGGCTCCCGCGTCGGCCCCCCGGGCGAGGGCGGCGCCGCCGAGGTGGTGGTCCGTCGGGGCGACACCCTGTGGAGCATCGCCGCCCGGGCGCTCGGTCCGGGCAGCACCGACCTGGAGATCGCCCGCGCCTGGCCGGACTGGCACGAGGCGAACCGGGCGGCGATCGGCCCGGATCCCGATCACCTGCTGCCGGGCACCCGGCTGCAGGCCCCGACGTCGACGTCCGAGGGGGCCGCGCGATGA
- a CDS encoding DNA glycosylase AlkZ-like family protein gives MRLSPGAARRIAIAAQGLARPRPGHAVTTRDLIRVLETVGLVQIDSVNVLARSHYLPFFSRLGPYDPALLDRMRDRAPRRMVEYWAHEASLLPPSTWPLMEHPRMRRAEDGSWGGIQRVQREHPELVAAVLDEVASGPPRTARQLEAALGHERGPKGEHWGWNWSLVKNALEHLFWAGRISSAGRTSQFERRYAGLGRVAPPEQRERWLDRDAWPDPDAAYDELARIAVRAMGVADAADVADYFRTRRDRTEPALQRLVAAGELLPVEVDGWPRPAVLDPAARRPRRVQARALLSPFDSLVWYRPRVERIFGFRYRIEIYTPAEQRVHGYYVLPFLLGEELVGRIDLKADRSAGALRVQQVTWEPGRGGRSDAAELDAELHQLATFLTLPTVTPRPPTP, from the coding sequence GTGAGGCTCAGCCCCGGGGCCGCCCGCCGGATCGCGATCGCCGCGCAAGGACTGGCTCGCCCGCGTCCCGGGCACGCGGTCACCACCCGGGACCTGATCCGGGTGCTGGAGACCGTCGGGCTCGTCCAGATCGACAGCGTCAACGTGCTCGCCCGCAGCCACTACCTGCCGTTCTTCTCCCGCCTGGGTCCCTACGACCCGGCGCTGCTGGACCGGATGCGCGACCGGGCGCCCCGGCGCATGGTCGAGTACTGGGCGCACGAGGCGAGCCTGCTGCCGCCGTCGACCTGGCCGCTCATGGAGCACCCGCGGATGCGGCGGGCCGAGGACGGCTCCTGGGGCGGGATCCAGCGCGTCCAGCGGGAGCACCCTGAGCTCGTGGCCGCGGTCCTGGACGAGGTCGCCTCCGGTCCGCCGCGCACCGCCCGCCAGCTGGAGGCCGCCCTGGGTCACGAACGCGGGCCGAAGGGGGAGCACTGGGGCTGGAACTGGTCGCTGGTGAAGAACGCGCTGGAGCACCTCTTCTGGGCCGGCCGGATCTCCTCGGCGGGCCGCACCAGCCAGTTCGAGCGGCGCTACGCCGGGCTGGGCCGGGTGGCTCCGCCGGAGCAGCGGGAGCGGTGGCTGGACCGGGACGCCTGGCCGGACCCGGACGCGGCCTACGACGAGCTCGCCCGGATCGCGGTCCGGGCGATGGGCGTGGCCGACGCCGCCGACGTCGCGGACTACTTCCGCACCCGCCGGGACCGCACCGAGCCGGCGCTGCAGCGGCTGGTCGCCGCCGGCGAGCTGCTGCCGGTGGAGGTCGACGGCTGGCCGCGTCCGGCCGTCCTCGACCCGGCGGCCCGGCGCCCGCGGCGGGTGCAGGCCCGGGCGCTGCTCTCGCCCTTCGACTCGCTGGTCTGGTACCGGCCGCGGGTGGAGCGCATCTTCGGCTTCCGCTACCGCATCGAGATCTACACCCCGGCCGAGCAGCGGGTGCACGGCTACTACGTGCTGCCGTTCCTGCTCGGCGAGGAGCTCGTCGGCCGGATCGACCTCAAGGCGGACCGGTCCGCCGGGGCGCTGCGGGTCCAGCAGGTCACCTGGGAACCCGGCCGGGGTGGCCGCAGCGACGCCGCCGAGCTGGACGCCGAGCTGCACCAGCTGGCCACCTTCCTCACCCTCCCCACCGTCACTCCCCGACCCCCAACCCCCTAG
- a CDS encoding ComF family protein, producing the protein MDGSGSSLLAAVELVVPLTCAGCGCPGALLCAGCRDELARAALPPVPVHPRPPPPGWPGCHAMLTYAGVGARLVRSAKDGERRDLLPVLGRLLSEPVRRAIEQLGPGPAVLVPAPSSAANRRRRGDAPVETMVRRAARRLDGEPAVRPLLRPGRVVADQAGLGAAARRGNLDGALRVAGGADVRGSRLVVVDDVVTSGATLAEARRVLLAAGAGEVTLAALAATPWRGGAAGSGGNLSPTRSGD; encoded by the coding sequence ATGGACGGATCCGGATCGTCGCTGCTCGCCGCGGTCGAGCTCGTCGTCCCGCTGACCTGCGCCGGTTGCGGGTGCCCGGGGGCGCTGCTCTGCGCCGGCTGCCGGGACGAGCTGGCGCGGGCCGCCCTGCCGCCGGTGCCGGTGCACCCTCGACCGCCCCCGCCGGGATGGCCGGGCTGCCACGCGATGCTCACCTACGCGGGGGTGGGCGCGCGCCTGGTCCGCTCGGCCAAGGACGGTGAGCGCCGCGACCTGCTGCCGGTGCTGGGACGGCTGCTCAGCGAGCCGGTGCGGCGCGCGATCGAGCAGCTCGGTCCCGGCCCGGCGGTGCTGGTGCCGGCGCCCTCGTCCGCGGCCAACCGGCGGCGCCGCGGGGACGCGCCGGTCGAGACGATGGTGCGCCGGGCCGCCCGCCGGCTCGACGGCGAGCCCGCGGTGCGGCCGCTGCTGCGGCCGGGCAGGGTGGTGGCCGACCAGGCCGGCCTGGGGGCGGCGGCCCGCCGCGGCAACCTCGACGGTGCCCTGCGGGTGGCCGGCGGGGCGGACGTGCGCGGTTCCCGGCTGGTGGTCGTCGACGACGTGGTCACCTCCGGGGCCACCCTGGCCGAGGCCCGTCGGGTGCTGCTCGCGGCTGGGGCGGGCGAGGTGACGCTGGCCGCCCTGGCGGCCACCCCGTGGCGCGGCGGCGCGGCCGGTTCCGGCGGAAACCTGTCCCCGACGCGGTCGGGGGACTAA